The genome window AAAAGTTCGGATGGGAGAATTAGTTGAAGACATTTCCCTTGAAGACATTATGGGATAATTAATTTGTATATTCATTAAATATTCTGAAAATTATTGAATTTCAATTAATTTTTTAAGAAGTGAAAAAAATGAGAATGGTAATAGTTGCTGGAACTCCGGGTTCTGGAAAAACTGCAGTTTTAATACACGCCCTTAAAAGTTTAAAAGTTGGAGGATTGTCATCATCAGTAGTAAAGATTGACTGTTTGTATACTGATGACGATAAAAAATTTAAAAAAATAGGTGTTCCCACTAAATTAGGATTATCCATGGACATGTGTCCTGATCACTATGCAATATACAATATTGAAGATATGATTAGTTGGGCTAAAGATAATGAGTCTGATTTTTTGATTGTAGAAACTGCCGGACTTTGCCATCGCTGTGCCCCATATACAATGAATTGTTTAGGGGTTTGTGTAATAGATGCTACCAGTGGGCCGAATACTCCATTAAAAGTTGGCCCTTTCTTATCGACAGCAGATATTGCTGTGGTTACTAAGGGAGATATGATTTCTCAAGCAGAAAGAGAAATATTTAGAGAAAGAATATTGGAAGTTAATCCCAAAGCTAAAATAATTGAGGCTAATGGTTTAAGTGGACAGGGTTGTATGGAACTGGCTGAAGAAATGACAAAAGCTCATGAAGTTTCATTAGAAGAAGAAAAATTAAGACACTCTGCACCTCTTGCAGTTTGTACTTTGTGTGTAGGTGAAACCAGAGTTAATAAAAAGCACCACCGCGGAATACTTCGCAGAATAGATGGTTTTCAAACATACGAAGGAGAATGAAAACAAAATAGTTTGGTTAATACACCCACACCTCCTTTTTTGTTCAATATTATGAGGTCTAATAAATGACAGATAATACCAAATCCCTCCCCATAGAATATATTGTGCAACTACTGCCGGGTTATAACTGCGGTATATGTGGATACGCTCGTTGTGATGAATTTGCAGGGGCTCTTTTAAAAAAATATACGGATTTGAAAAAATGCCGTTTTATGTATCAGGAACTTTTCAGTGAAAATCTAGAAAACCTGGAGAAAATACTTAAAGAAGAAAAAATAATCCCTGCAGAAGAAAAAATAGTCGGTCTTTTAGATGGATATGAAGCAGATTTCTTATTAAAACCATTACCTGAAGAAAATTCATGTAGAGAAATTTTGTTTCCGTTTAGTAGAATACAGCTCAAAAAAGGAGAAATTATCCGTTACAGGCCGTTAGGGTGCCCTATAACTCATTTTGCGGAAATAATTGAAGAAAGTCAAGGATTAATAACTGTGCATATAGTCGGTCCATGCCACCGTATGGATCAAGATTTTGAATATAGGGACATAGGCGTGTGTTTGGTGGGAGGTTTTGAAGGAATAATCGAGGGAAAACTTCCAGCAGTGGGAGAAACCATTCGTTTTCTGCCTAAACACTGCATGATGCAGAAGGTTCATTCTGGAGTGGTAGTGCAGATAGAGGGGAAAAGAGCCATGATTGAGGGAATAGACCTGAAAGTATGGGCTCCTCCAATAAAAGGGAAAAAATAATTCTTTTCTAAATTATTTAATGAATAAATAGGCAAATTTTCTTAAATTAATTTTATCATGCTATGTGGTGAAAGTTCATTGAAATCAAAAAATAATCCAAAATATACCATCCGCAATGCCAAAGTAATTCCCGTGGAAACCAGATACATAAAACCCGGCGAGAGTTTAAATATCATACTAAATGCAGCAAAAAATTATTTAAAAGATGGAGACTTTTTAATAATCTCTGAAACTCCAGTTTCAATATCACAAAGACGTTTAGTAGATGAATCTCTTTTTAGTCCATCATTAATGGCTATTTTTCTTGCAGATGTTTGGTCAAAATTAATTTGGGGTCATATACTCGGGCCTTTATTTAGAATTAAAAAAAGAACCATACATAATTTAAGGGAATTGCCTCCAGAATCCAGAGCCCATAAAGAAGTAGTTTTACAATATTACGGCTTAAAACACGCTTTAAAGCCAGCTTCAGAAGCAGGCATAGATCTGAGTAATGTTCCAGGATCAATGGTTTCTTTACTCCCTGAAAACCCAGAAAATGTAGCTAAACTCCTTTCTAAAAAAATTAAATCAAATTGCAGTAAAGATATTACCGTGATTATTATTGATACTGACGCCACATATGAATTGGGTGGAAAAAAATTTACCTGTTTACCTATTGCGCTGAGTGGAATAAAAGAAGATTTAGGAATTTTGGGATATATAATGGGTAAATTTGGGCACACCATTGGACCTACACCATTAGGCGCTTCACATGATTTAAATGTTGATTATGCTTTGAAACTTGCCCAAATAGCTGAAAATTACCAAAAATCAGTTGAAGGGCATTTAGAAACAGTTTATAATATGAAAAATTCATTTAAAGGTGAAATTGATAATGTGAGTATTGAAATGTTAGAATCGATTAAACACACCCCTGCAATAATAATAAGGCATCTTTAAAAGCATAAAGCCTTTTGTTATTCGTGAGCAATATTGCTCTTAAAAAATATTTAAATACCATAAATTTTAATAAATAGATATGTTAAAATATAGATATAGAATGTGTCTATATTCAAAAAGCACATATTTGCACTTTTGATATTAATTGACTGAAATTTTGTCCATTCAATATTTTACTACCCTAGGATTTATTATTTCATTAAATATTCATTGTGCTGGTATTAATCTTACATGGCCACCCAATCGCAGATTAACATTAATTTGACGGTGATTTTACCAACGGCCTTTTACTTAGGAGGAACTGAAATGCTTAAAGATCCACTGGTTCAAGCTTTAATTCATGACATTATCGATGAAGAAGAAGAAGGCAGCATAACTATTGTTGATTGCTTAATTAAAGGCAAAGTAACTGATGAAGAAATTGCTGAAGAAACTGAACTGAGATTAAATATTGTTAGAAGAGTCCTTTATAAACTTTATGACGCGGGTTTAGCCAGCTATAAACGAAGTAAAGACCCTGAAACACAATGGTATACTTACACTTGGAAATTCGAAGAAGAACGTGTAGAAGAAATGATTACCAAAAGACACGGCGAAATTGTGGCTAACTTGAAATCAATTTTAGAATTTGAAGAAAATAACATGTTTTTTGCATGTAAAACCAACGATTGCAGGTGTACTTTTGATGAAGCTTCAGAAAATGGATTCATTTGTCCAAAATGCGATGGAGAAATGGAGTACATGGATAACAGTCCAATTATAGCACAAATTAAAGAAGAATTGAGTTTGTATGAGAATAGTGGCTATGGAATGGACTATGCTGGAGAAAATTCTTAATAGCATATTAAATGATTTATTTTATCTAATTTTAATTAAATTAATTATCCTATTTTTAAATGTTTCAAAGGTGACTATTTGAGCATTAAACTTCTAAAAAAGATGAGATGTCCCGAATGGGTAATACATCACTCGCAAGCAGTTAAAAAAAAAGCGATGGATATCTCACAGAATTTTGATGTCGATGAAAAATTGATACAAGAAGGAGCCTTGTTGCATGATATTGGCCGATGCAAAACTAATGATATGCATCACGCAGTTATAGGGGCTTGCATCTTAAGTGAACACGGGTTTTCAGAAGATTTAATAAAAATAGTTGAAAGACATATAGGTGCCGGTATTTCAAAAAAAGAAGCTATTTTGATGGGTCTTCCTCCAAAAGATTATATTCCAATATCTTTAGAAGAAAAAATAGTGGCTCACGCTGATAACTTACTAAATGGTTCACAAGAAGTTAACCTTGATTTTGTGATAACAAAATGGACTTCAAAAAGGGGATGTGACCCTCAATCAATTGAAAGACTCAAAAAATTACATCACGAACTTGTTTCTTGATTTAATTCACTCATAAACCTATATTATTATATCTAACATCTAATTAAAAATAATTTTTTATAAAATATGTTTTTTGAAAATTAACTTTAAGTTCCAAGATCAATATCTCACTTACAAATAACATTAAATTCATTAATAAAAGCCCATATATTTTTAACAAATGATTTCTGCAGAATAAACAATATTTGGCTGTGAGATGAAATGGTGCCATTAAATGAGTCCAAAAAAAAGAAAGTAGATTGTATCTGTTCGAAATGCCCCAGCTATCCTCAGGATAAAAATGAAAAATTCTTCTGTTTTAATGGGAAGAGCTTGCACGATGTGCCTGAGCGAGGATGTTTATGTAGTACCTGCCCTATTTACACAAAATATAATCTTAATGGGATCTATTTCTGTGATAAAGAACACGTGGGAGATAGCCTAGTTTTAATGCGTAAGAAAAAACACGACGAAGACATTGAAATTTATCAAACCATGGTTGATATTAAGACCATTGCCAAAACAGGAGAAAGTGTGATCAGTTCTATGGGATCACCTAAAAAAACTCCTTACTCATGGGATGATATCCATTTCATTCCAGCGCAATTATATCAAATCCCACTTAATCAAGAAGAAATATGTACCAATATAATACTAGGTAAAAACTCAAAAAAGCCACTGCAACTTAAATCCCCAATTATGATCTCAGCCTTGAGCTATGGTGCAGTATCAAAAAAAGTTAAAGAGATAATTGCAACTGTTGCCAAAAATACAGGAATTGGATTTAATTCCGGTGAAGGAGGAGTACTAAAAACTGACTTAGAATTAGCTGCATCCCAACTTATTATTCAATATTCCACTGGAAGATTTGGCCTGAATGAAAATATATTAAAACAAGCATCCGCAATAGAAATCCGATTTGGTCAAGGAGCTTATCCTGGAAAAGGCAGTTATCTCCCTGCCCATAAAATGAATGAAGATATAAAAAAGATTCGTGGGCTTAAAAAAGGAGAAGATTCTTATTCACCCGCACACCATCCAGATATTCTTACAGAAAAATCACTTAAAGAAAAAGTAGAGTGGCTCAGAAAAATAACTAATGGTGCACCTATTGGCGTTAAAATAGCATGTGGAAATATTGAAAAAGATTTAGAGATTTTAATTAATTCAAATATTGATTTCATAACAATAGATGGATTTGGAGGAGGTACTGGGGCTGTTAATCCCACTATACGAGATAATGTTGGTTTGCCACTTATTGCAGCCTTACCTAGAGCCGTGAAGTTCTTGAAAAATAACAAGAAATATGGCCAGATAGATTTGATAGCCAGCGGAGGTCTTAGAACATCTGCAGACATAGTTAAATGCTTAGCCATGGGAGCAAATGCAGTTTACATTGGAACTGCTGCTTTAATTGCAATTAATTGCCAACAACATAAAATCTGCCACACAGGAATGTGTCCCACAGGGATAACAACCCATAAAAAAACCCTCCTAAACCAACTAAATGCAGAAAAAAGTATTTTGCAACTGGAAAACTTCATTAATGTCTCAAAAAATGAAATAAAAACCTTTACCCGGATTCTAGGTAAAAAAGACATTAATGACATCAATCAAGACGATTTAGTTGCATTAGACAAAGATTTAGCAACCCTAACTAATATTGAATGGTTAAATGGAAAATACGTTTGAATTATTTGTCCCCATACATCCAATAATGTGAATCGCAGATTTAAATAGATTTGAGAATAAAACAAATGAAAATAAATAAAAAATTTGAATTAATAATTTTATTAAGATATAAATTGCTAATTATCATAGAGGATACAAAATGAAAGTTCTTTGTTCGAGTGAAGAATCTCTTTATCGTCCCGAAGCAGTGCGGTGGAGAGAAAGAATGAATCTATTAAGGCCATTAGGAAATGCAGTTGTTATACTGCCATGCAGCATGCGTAAACCTTATTCCAACTCCAAATCACACCAAATATTTATGAAAGTAAGTCGACGTATTCAAGAAGTAATATTAACATCCCCGTTTGGAATATGTCCCCGCGAAATGGAGAAGACTTATCCCATACAATCCTATGATGTTTCTACCACCGGCGATTGGTCCCAAGAAGAGATAAAAGTAGTGGGAGAACTCTTAAAGGATTATGTTAAAGAAAAAGAAGTGCTTGCCCATGTCTCAGGAGGGTATATGGAAGTTTGTAAGGAATACTTGGATGATTGCATATTCACATGCCTCGATGGGAGGCCAACATCTCCAGAATCCATGCATAATTTAAAAAAACATATTAAAAAATATGATAAGATATCTGCTCGTGAAAAATTAATTAGCGGACTAAAAAATCTGGCAATTTATCAATTTGGCCCGGAAGCTGAATCTTTAATTACAGATGATTGTCATGTTAAAGGACGTTACCATAAAAGAATATTTAACTCAAAAGGAGAACAAATTGCAGCTTTATTAATGGACAACGGTCTTTTTTCCTTAAATCTTGAAGGAGGAGTTAGATTAGTGGATACCGGAGTCAAGTGGGTTAATATAGGATTTGAACTCAAAACTAATACTCTGTTTGCTCCAGGAGTTGATAGTGCAGACCCAAATATAGTTCCTAAAG of Methanobacterium alcaliphilum contains these proteins:
- a CDS encoding GTP-binding protein, whose protein sequence is MRMVIVAGTPGSGKTAVLIHALKSLKVGGLSSSVVKIDCLYTDDDKKFKKIGVPTKLGLSMDMCPDHYAIYNIEDMISWAKDNESDFLIVETAGLCHRCAPYTMNCLGVCVIDATSGPNTPLKVGPFLSTADIAVVTKGDMISQAEREIFRERILEVNPKAKIIEANGLSGQGCMELAEEMTKAHEVSLEEEKLRHSAPLAVCTLCVGETRVNKKHHRGILRRIDGFQTYEGE
- a CDS encoding (Fe-S)-binding protein yields the protein MTDNTKSLPIEYIVQLLPGYNCGICGYARCDEFAGALLKKYTDLKKCRFMYQELFSENLENLEKILKEEKIIPAEEKIVGLLDGYEADFLLKPLPEENSCREILFPFSRIQLKKGEIIRYRPLGCPITHFAEIIEESQGLITVHIVGPCHRMDQDFEYRDIGVCLVGGFEGIIEGKLPAVGETIRFLPKHCMMQKVHSGVVVQIEGKRAMIEGIDLKVWAPPIKGKK
- a CDS encoding coenzyme F420-0:L-glutamate ligase, whose amino-acid sequence is MKSKNNPKYTIRNAKVIPVETRYIKPGESLNIILNAAKNYLKDGDFLIISETPVSISQRRLVDESLFSPSLMAIFLADVWSKLIWGHILGPLFRIKKRTIHNLRELPPESRAHKEVVLQYYGLKHALKPASEAGIDLSNVPGSMVSLLPENPENVAKLLSKKIKSNCSKDITVIIIDTDATYELGGKKFTCLPIALSGIKEDLGILGYIMGKFGHTIGPTPLGASHDLNVDYALKLAQIAENYQKSVEGHLETVYNMKNSFKGEIDNVSIEMLESIKHTPAIIIRHL
- the tfe gene encoding transcription factor E encodes the protein MLKDPLVQALIHDIIDEEEEGSITIVDCLIKGKVTDEEIAEETELRLNIVRRVLYKLYDAGLASYKRSKDPETQWYTYTWKFEEERVEEMITKRHGEIVANLKSILEFEENNMFFACKTNDCRCTFDEASENGFICPKCDGEMEYMDNSPIIAQIKEELSLYENSGYGMDYAGENS
- a CDS encoding TIGR00295 family protein; this translates as MSIKLLKKMRCPEWVIHHSQAVKKKAMDISQNFDVDEKLIQEGALLHDIGRCKTNDMHHAVIGACILSEHGFSEDLIKIVERHIGAGISKKEAILMGLPPKDYIPISLEEKIVAHADNLLNGSQEVNLDFVITKWTSKRGCDPQSIERLKKLHHELVS
- a CDS encoding glutamate synthase-related protein; translation: MVPLNESKKKKVDCICSKCPSYPQDKNEKFFCFNGKSLHDVPERGCLCSTCPIYTKYNLNGIYFCDKEHVGDSLVLMRKKKHDEDIEIYQTMVDIKTIAKTGESVISSMGSPKKTPYSWDDIHFIPAQLYQIPLNQEEICTNIILGKNSKKPLQLKSPIMISALSYGAVSKKVKEIIATVAKNTGIGFNSGEGGVLKTDLELAASQLIIQYSTGRFGLNENILKQASAIEIRFGQGAYPGKGSYLPAHKMNEDIKKIRGLKKGEDSYSPAHHPDILTEKSLKEKVEWLRKITNGAPIGVKIACGNIEKDLEILINSNIDFITIDGFGGGTGAVNPTIRDNVGLPLIAALPRAVKFLKNNKKYGQIDLIASGGLRTSADIVKCLAMGANAVYIGTAALIAINCQQHKICHTGMCPTGITTHKKTLLNQLNAEKSILQLENFINVSKNEIKTFTRILGKKDINDINQDDLVALDKDLATLTNIEWLNGKYV
- a CDS encoding DUF5591 domain-containing protein, whose translation is MKVLCSSEESLYRPEAVRWRERMNLLRPLGNAVVILPCSMRKPYSNSKSHQIFMKVSRRIQEVILTSPFGICPREMEKTYPIQSYDVSTTGDWSQEEIKVVGELLKDYVKEKEVLAHVSGGYMEVCKEYLDDCIFTCLDGRPTSPESMHNLKKHIKKYDKISAREKLISGLKNLAIYQFGPEAESLITDDCHVKGRYHKRIFNSKGEQIAALLMDNGLFSLNLEGGVRLVDTGVKWVNIGFELKTNTLFAPGVDSADPNIVPKDEVIILNKGNLVGVGKAILSGEEMVKASQGVAVRVRHRVK